The window TTAAGCATTAGTGATAGGTtggatcttagagatctcttccaacctggttgattctatgactaataACAGCTGACAACttggatcttagaggtctcttccaacctgcttgattctatgactagtaACAGCTGACAACttggatcttagaggtctcttccaacctgcttgattctatgattaaagactggataaggcacttagtgccatggtctagttgactggataggtctgggtgataggttggactgaatgatcttggaggtctcttccaacctggttcattctatgactaATAACAGCTGACAACttggatcttagaggtctcttccaacctgtttgattctatgacatcctaACCCCTTAAGGCCCATGCTCAGGGCTAAGCACAGCACAAGTGTTGGCCAGAGGAGCTGTGATCCTTAGAGCTGGAATTGAATTTACCTCTATATATATCTGAAGAGAAAGTTAATGCTTAGTTAGCAATCTACAGTTTTTAAGGGGAAAGATAGCAGAAAATAAGGGAACCTTCTTATGAATTTGGGTTATGCTTAGTGTTAGGTTTGCTGGGGCTTAAAGAGCTCAGGGAAGAAGAGAATTTAGAAGAACTAAAACACTTTGTTCAGACTGCATACTAAAAATCAAATCAATCTGttgctttcttcccccccccaatgTTTTGTTCTGAAAAGTGCTTATCTTTTTTTGCCTAGGGAACACGAAGACCAAAAGCTGAACTCACATCTTCTGCACTCATTTACCATGAGCTGCCTATTTAATCCTTTTATTTTGTTGTCATCAGCTTggattttcttgttttctttttcttctctcctagCTGGTTTTTTTAGTTTCACATCCACCCAAAACAAAGCTTAGTTTCAGTCTGACCACAGACTGAAAGGTCACTGGTTCACATGACCACATTTCATCATCATCCCCTGCAATCAAAAAAGCTGAGGCCTGTGAGCTCTCCCATCCCCAGAAATGATTTCTCTTAAGGACAATTTTCTAGCTCAATAAACAGAGATTTCTGAGAGCACTTTTGTCCTCATTTAGCTTTGGAAAAGGGTGAGAATCCACAGCTCGGGTTCAGCCTCTCTGATAGAGCTCCCTTTAAGCTTGACCTCTGTCTCACTTAAGTGGCTTTGCTCTGACTTCATGTTATTGCCTTTTCTGGAGGGATAGCTGATGTACAACAGGGTCAGCATTGACCTCTGTACCCTGACTATATTTTCTGATCACTGTTATTAGCTTTgaggtggggaggaaaagaATTTCCCATGGGGTAAATGTGTGGGGCTTAATATGGCTGCACCACTTTAAAACAAGTAGCGGCAGCTACATGACTGTGCATCATGCCAAATGTGCTAAGAGCCTGGGTGTGTAACAAGGTGCAAAAGCTTGCTCTAAATAGACTAAAATAAATAATTTGTGCTAAAATAAAtacatgtttgttttttttttttagtgtggcTACTGTATTCAGAGAGTCACATCTGtactggagctgcagcaggcaagagAGTTTGCTTGTGGAGTTTGGTAGCGTAGCGGACAGCAGAGATGTGCTTTGTGCTAGCAGAGGCTCAGAAGCTTCCCAGAAGTCATGTGGAATACACACGGGTCCATGTGGCCATGCAGATATGTGCAGGTATCCCACAGAAGGCTGTGTTGTTGGGTTCAGCACACCCAGCCCCTCAGGCTGACCAGCCCTCGGCACAGCAGGCGCTGAGTGGTGATGACTTTAGAGAGAGTTCTTATGGAGATCTGCTCTAGGAGCCTGTCTGGGTTGTGTTCTGgatgctccatcacctcctttgCAGAAAGAAGGAGCTTTCTGCATTCCTGAGGCTGCCTCAGAATTTGCACTCCCATTTTCTCCAAGCATGAACtgagttaatcatagaatggcttaggttggaagggatctctgaggtcatctactccaaccgctctgccacgggcagggacatctctcaactagacttgggaTGCAACACTTCACAGAAGCTTTCCTACCTGGATGCTAAGAATCACCTGTCCTAGACAAGTCATCAGACaatcacaatcacagaatggcttagcttgggaagaccttagagatcatctactccaaaccccctgccatgggcagggacccctctcATTTTAAGTGCTCCCTTGGAGACCACATTGTTTCCTGTGCTTTACAAGGTGGTGTGCAAGAGCTGCAATTTCCATGTTTTCATGAGCTCAGATCCTATTCTGGGCACAAACCCAAGGGATCAGAAGTTCAGAGGAACTCCCTGTGAGATGATTAAAGACTGCTGTAGAAAAGCTGAGAGATGGAAACTGTTGGGGGTCTCCCAGAGCAtaacctggtcttgaactgCCAGGAGATCAAGGTCTCACTGGATTTTACTGTGATGTGGGGAGTTTCTGGGCAGTAAGAAGTGTCTTGCTCAGGAGCTAAATGCCCTTTCTTGAGAAGCAACAAGGAGACCTGGATGCATATAAACAGATACATGAGGAATACCTGCTCAGCAATTGCAGCttaaaagaaaaggctgaacaAGTGGAAGGAAAGGCAAGAATAAAGACTTGGAGAGGAAAGTGAATCTGATAATAAAGATGAGGATGCCTAACAGTGTGTTTGCACCTGCCAGCAGGATCATCACCTTTACTTTCTGCCATCCTAACCTATTTTCAGCTCTCACTATTCTTGGTGCACTGAGGTGATGCTAAGAGAGAGGCTGAGCATAGGAAATTTGAGTTGGACAAAGAGGTGTCCTTATACCTGATGGACAAGGCTAAGAAGGCAGGAAGGTACCTGTGGGAGAAAGGGATCAAGAGGGCAGCTGAGATGTGGGTGTGGGGGCAAGGAAGGGCATGTCAAAGAAGGGTTGAGGAGCCAAAGTGTAAAGAGGTTTTGATGCAAGGCCATTGTCAAGGTCTCCTAGATGGGAAGTGTTGTGCAGTAAACCAGCACCCAATGACTAGACTCAAGGAGAACCTGGAAGAAAGATACCTGCAGCAGAAAGAAGGGCAGGGCAAGAGGGCAAGCTGCTGGCTTTTGCCATGTATTTAATGCTGCTCTCACTGTAGATAAAACAGTGAAGGAACAGAGACCTGCTATGGGACCCAGAGACTGCAGAACAGGCAAGGATGGTCAAAAAGCCTTCTACTCTGAGATGAATTACTGCACAAAGGTCTGCTAGATCTAAGAGATGTAACCATGCATTCAGCATGAAGGTGCTTACACTGAGCCATGAAGAGGCAGAgatcctgctgctccctgaatCTCCTACCTCCTGCTgtgcttctctcctctcttcaccaTTAATCTTTCTTGGCTTTTCATTCTGCTCCTCACTTCAGCTGTCACTTTTCCTTGTCAGCTCAAAGAGATCTTTATATAACAATAAGTTGTCTCCCACTGGGAAGACATGGTGGGCAAAGCAGCCTGATTTCACTGCTGGTTGGACTGCAGTATCTCACATGGGTTTTGTAGCAGAGAACTTCTCTGCCTGTTTGAGATCTTTGGCTACAATCCCTCATCCCCATAGCTATTCCCAAGCTTCAGTGCCTCGCTGGCCAGTGGCTCCCACCATGGCTTTGAGTGGAAAGCTTAACTAGGCAAGCAGGGCTTACTGCCACTGCTGGTCAAGAAGTGGGAAATGGAGGCAATCCAACGAGGTGaggcaggaaaagaggaggagctgCTAAGAGTGAATGCTGCAGGTGGTAGGTGCTCAGGTGTCAGCCCTCTTGGCAGTTGAGAGAGTAAAGTCTGAGCTTTATGAGAACAGGACTTGTCAGTGATGTACTCATggtggggggagaaggaaagatgAAGGATTGCCCTGAGAGACAAGAAGGTCTCTGAAAATAAGCAAGTGCAAGGTGGGAAGCTGAATGTTCCTGAGCTCAACACCAGGCTCTGGCACACCATGGCTGTTTCTTTGGACCTCTTGGCCTTGTGTAGAGACTGCTGATCGCCAACCTTCACCCAGGGCAAGGCTGGAGAGTGCCTTGTGCCTAGGGGACCGCTGCAGCATTGGCAGTGGTTGCAAGGGGGAGCAGCAAAACAGTGCTGTCTTTGGTGGCACTCCCTTTGCACTCAGTGTCATGGAAAGCAGAATATTGCCAGGCTTTGCCCCCAGGATTTCTGTGGTTGGTTTAAAGAGCATGGAAAATTGTCCTGcttgtctctctctgcctcatgTTAGGAGCTAGTGAGGAGATTCCACTTTTGTGCTGAAGCAGAAATTGTCTGCATGTGTTGCCTTGAAATTTTCTGTGCAGGTTTGAGGCTGTTCATTGGCTTAATGCACTGCAGGCCATTTTCTGGGTGGGGTGAGGGGTGGGGAAAGAAATTTCAAGTAGGTTCTGCAAAACACACAACATAATTTTAATCTACTTTATAGGTACGTTGGAAGGGGTTAATTAAGCAGTTAATGATTAATCTGAGCTTTCTGTTAGTGCAAAGTGCTGAGCAGATCTGTTTGTAAGGAGATGATGAAAAGTAATTTACCTTTTAGACCCGAGTATCTGAAGAAAGGTCATGCAAAACTATACTGCAAGTGCTGGAGAAAGTTCAGAACACATCTTTGGGGGTTGAAGAAGTTGTACATTGAAGGTGGAATTAGTGATGTAGCCTAGCTGCAATACTCCAGATCAAATATTCCTACCCACAGCTATGAACTGTTCCTCCTCAGCTTACAATGGTTTGAAGAGCTCAGTTGCTACTTCCAAAAGTATTGGCTTTTCCTTTCAATTGGTCTTTCCTGTTCCTGTTCCctttgcttttggtttgctttaatTCAGCCTGTGGTTTTTAGCTTTCCCTACCCCTTAATTTAAGGCTGCAGGGGCGTGACAGTACAGAAGAAGGATATAACAGCACAGAGGTTGCACCCCAATGCATGCCCACAAAGCCAAGAAACAACAAGGTCACCCCAGGGCCTTGAAGGGAAGcgtcccaccagctgctgccagcaaccTACAACAAAAAGGCACCAAAGAAGGTGTTGTGCTCCTTAGTGTAATCCACCAGCCTGATGTCGCTAACGTTGACCATCAGCTTGTCTCCTGCTTCTAAGGAGACCACAGCACCCAGATAAATGGGCTGGAACCACCTCTTCCCACTCTCACTAAGGGTCTTGGTGCCAGTCAGCAGCCGAGTGGGCTCAGGGTAGCTGTCAGTGACTTTGGTGATGATCTCAGTGACAGAACTTGGTTCGCTGTAATTTTCAATGGGCCCTCGGAAAGTGACCTGAGCATAGACATAGTAGTCCCCGGACACAGGTATCACCAGTGAGCTGCTGGAATAACTCAGGTTGTTCTTGGTAAAGGCCAAGCCTCGTTTGTCTTCCCACTGCAGGATGGGCATGTGTTTTCCCATGGTCTTGAGGGCATTTTGTTTCTTCActaggggaggaagagagaaggagaagaggtggGTTAGTGTGATACAGCCAGGGGtatgggatcatagaattgagctggttggaagtgacctctgagatcactgagtccaactatctaacaccaccatggccattaagccatggcccaaagtgccacttcttgaacaccttcagggatggtaaGAGGTGCTGCAAGCTGGAGGTCAGCCCCTATTCCTCAGCAAGGTGTAGTACTCTGCACTGACTGTGCATTACTGCCCAGgaggactgtggagtctcccctctggagacattcaaaacctgcctggatgtgctcctgtgtgatctggtacagctgatcctgctctggcaggggggttggactggatgagctttcaaggtccctgccagcccctgacattctgtgactctgctatATCAGACAGCAGGTTCCTGGGAGCTAACCAAGCAGTGTCCCACACAGTGTGGCAGTATCTGGGGATGGGGAGATGACTAATATGGACAGGAAAACAGGGGCAGCCACGAAGGTTAGAatcacaggaccacacaattgtttaggttggaagagacctccaaaatccttgagtccaaccatcaacccaacatcaccatggccactgaattacggcccaaagtgccatggccacacatttcttcagcaccttcagggatggagactccatcactgccctgggcagcctatgccagtgcctgaccaatGTGCTGCTGGGTGCAAGAGCTCTGCTCCAAAGGGTTAGCAATTGAAACTGGATAATCAGAATGCTTGTGCAGAAAGGTTCTGATTTTACAGCTCACAAATGGAAATGACCTGGCTGTGGGCCAACTGTCCAGTGGTATTTTTGGAGGGTGTCCAAATGTGAGCAATCAGGAGTGAAAGCCAAGGATGGTTTTAGGCAGTTCAGGCTGcctgaagggctctgctgtgactgAGTACCCTGGTTGTGGACCAGGACCTGAATGATGAGGTTGTCCTTCCTAAAGGCTGAGTCTCAGGGCACTGAGGAGCAACACAGGTCTCTTTACCCTGCAGGTCTAAGGTCTTCTCTTACatatttaaactggaagaggagaggttCAAAGTAGaggttaggaaagggttctttacagtgagggtggtgagacactggcacaggttgcccagggaggttgtggctgcttctttcgtggaggtgttcaaggccaggttggatgaggccttgagtgacctgttctagtgggaggtgtccctgcctattgctggatgagccttgaggtcccttccaacctaaaccattctatatttAGAGAGTAAAAACCTTGACTTCAATTGAAACCAGCACTGGGGCTGTCATACCTGTGAGCACTATGACTGTGGAGCCTAAGAAGCCTGGATAAGGATAGGAAATATCAAAGCATCATTTCTTCAGTGGCTGTGGGTTGGAGTTATGGTCCCTTCACAGCAATCAGCATGACCTATCACCAAGCACTGAGAcacttggacatctcttcctgCCAAACTGCTTCTGGAAGAAGTTGGGCTTTGTCAGCCCTTTTGCCatgcttttcttcctgagggTTTTGTGGTGCTGTAGAATTACatggaatggtaggggctggaagggacttgtggagatcatctggtccaacacctctgccagagcaggttcacctagaccaggctgcacctagaacatgtccaggcatattttgaatgactccagaaatggagactccaccacctctctgggcatcctgtgccagtgctctaccaccctcaaagtaaagaagttcctcatcATGCTTAGATTGaactgcctatggcaaggggttagaaccagatgatctttgaggtcccttccaacctaaaccattctatgattcctatgttcaagtttgggCTCCTTACCTCAtctcttgtcactgggcaccactaaaaaAGACTGGCCCTGATGTCACCAAATCAGCACAGCCCCACTGTGCTTTAAAAGAGCTAGTTCCAGAGCAGCACCTTCTCTAGAAGCTCACTCTCTCCTTTTTTCAAGTGCCTTGCTGGAACAAAACACTAAGCTTGGTGGTACCCTCAGCTTCCCTTCAGACTTTCTCCCAGTCCT is drawn from Pogoniulus pusillus isolate bPogPus1 chromosome 35, bPogPus1.pri, whole genome shotgun sequence and contains these coding sequences:
- the TNFSF15 gene encoding tumor necrosis factor ligand superfamily member 15, with protein sequence MHFREDMRRIRCAVLLCLLSVMVLMLPTAYLLVGNLRAPSSCVEQVTEERGSRFLKQRALDTATVTLASAEKPRAHLTVKKQNALKTMGKHMPILQWEDKRGLAFTKNNLSYSSSSLVIPVSGDYYVYAQVTFRGPIENYSEPSSVTEIITKVTDSYPEPTRLLTGTKTLSESGKRWFQPIYLGAVVSLEAGDKLMVNVSDIRLVDYTKEHNTFFGAFLL